GCAGCCATGTTCAGGCTGGAATTGCACACCAGCACTTGATGTGATTTCTTTTATTTATAACCACTCACAAATGAATAATGCAATAGCTCAATCACCTTTCACACTCACGAATTCAACTACTGTACTCACACTACACACCAACAATTAACCCAAAAAAATACTGTATCAATCAATCTCTGAACAATAAATCAGAGCCAAAGCCGGCCACTAAACAATCCATCATAATCAACAAGTGAACTCAACCCAATCATCACCGGTACTTGACCCAGCACCGGTCGCCGGAGCCAAGAATGCCCATGCCGCCCGGCACCGACGGGACGGGGATGCTGAGCGCGCACCAGACCGTCGGCTTCTGCCGTATCTTGATGCTCCCGAACACGTACCTCACCCGCGCGTCGACGTTGAGCTCCAGGCCCAGGTTCACGCCGGCCTTCACCTCGCCCTCCAGCTGCCTCCCGACGTCGTCGCCGCCGGGGACGGCGACGCCCTTCCCGTCGAACACGAGGCTCACCACCTGCGCGGACTTCCGGCGCTGGTAGAACTCGGCGGGGGACGCAGCCGCGGTCGCGGTCGCGGCCGGGCTCAGGACGGCGCCGCGGTACCGGAGCTCCGCGTCCAGGGTGTCGTAGTAGATGTTGACGCGCTTGCTGGGGTTGTACAGGCTCAGGTTCACGGCGACGTGGTAGGAcaccgcgacggcggcggcggaggaggaggcgtTGGAGACGGTGAGGTTGGAGAGCTCGGCGTAGTCCACGCGGGCGCGTATCTGGTGCGGCTGGAAGATGGCCCAGTAGATGAGCACGACGACGCCCAGGGAGACGAGCAGCGTGCAGCAGCTGCCGCAGCACGTCTTCTCGCGGCTGCGACCGCCGCTGCCGGACATGGTGGGcgcaggaggaggagccggggAGCCTGCGGCTGCCTCGCCGTCGCCGGTTGGTCTTGGTCAACGGTACGATGCCAAGGAGTGGGAGGGACGGAGCTGAGCTCGTGTGAGACTGTGAGCTGTGATTTGGGTTTGGCCTGTTGAGATGGGAGTACTTTTATGCAGTACTCTGCCTACTGCTTTGGACATGGGCCTATATAGTAGATTATTTCTTAATTATAGGTGTATGATTTTTTATGGTTTCAATCAAACGTTTCAGATGTAAAGCTAGCCAATGTTTCACAGTTTACTTAGTAAGTGTGTCCACGTTTTAATGTCCAAAGGGGTAATTACTATAAATTTATATTCCTTTTAACAAAAGttttagagaaaaaaaaaatacaatgagTAGGCAAGCTCAGTGGGGGCCAAAGATCTTAGGAACGTTTGGTTACTTTGCTTGGCACTGTTTGGACTCGCCAATCCAGGATGTTGGGTGAGTTCATGGGCGTGATTGGTAGGTCGTTCCTGTACCGTTTTGATGTCTGACCTTATTTATGCGGCGTGTTTGGTTGTAATTCTCGCACCTTTTGTCTGTATCCTTTCATTCATCTACCCTCCTTCGTCCCGCACGACTTCGTCTTCTCAATTTTCACTTTCCTCTTCATATAGGATGGCTTGATTCAAGCATGGCACAGGGACCCATGTGTCATACACTCAAAACTGCCATCTATGCATACAACCAAACAAGATCTCATCTTATACTGGACCAACAACAAAGATAACCAAACACGACTGAGTGCACGGTTTGAGCATGCATCTCATTATTCTGGATCGACTCTCCATCCCGGCTCTTCCTCACcaaagcaaccaatcacgccccatATGTTTGGTTCTTTGCCATCAGTGCCTGGGAGCCTGTGCAAGCGAGATCTGGCTTGCTCGTGCATGAGAGCGGAATTGGCTTGCTGGGCTGGGTGAGCACCTTGTTGTCTGTGTTAGCCAGGCGAGGGGAGGCGTTGCTAGAACCAAATGTGCCTTAAACTCCCGGTGGATAGACATCTATTGAGTACTAATCTCTCCGTCCCACGAAAAATGTCATTCTGGCTTCCAACAAGTCATATATTTTTTACTTTGACCGAATGTATATAAtaaaattttaatatttatagtcCATAATTGGTA
The sequence above is drawn from the Miscanthus floridulus cultivar M001 chromosome 15, ASM1932011v1, whole genome shotgun sequence genome and encodes:
- the LOC136508913 gene encoding NDR1/HIN1-like protein 10, which encodes MSGSGGRSREKTCCGSCCTLLVSLGVVVLIYWAIFQPHQIRARVDYAELSNLTVSNASSSAAAVAVSYHVAVNLSLYNPSKRVNIYYDTLDAELRYRGAVLSPAATATAAASPAEFYQRRKSAQVVSLVFDGKGVAVPGGDDVGRQLEGEVKAGVNLGLELNVDARVRYVFGSIKIRQKPTVWCALSIPVPSVPGGMGILGSGDRCWVKYR